The following nucleotide sequence is from Acyrthosiphon pisum isolate AL4f chromosome A2, pea_aphid_22Mar2018_4r6ur, whole genome shotgun sequence.
AGGCATTTATTTCCTGATTGAATTCTTGCCCCTATTTCTATTTCGGTTTCGTTTCTCTCTGAGAGTATAGACCCTGGgtacttcaatttttttgttcttttaaaaTGTCGATTGTTGATGTTAAGCGTCGGATATAATCCCATGGTGTCTCGTCTTCCTACCACCATATATTCCGTTTTTTCTTCATTGGTGTGAAGTCCAACTTTCTGTGCTGCTTTCTCCAGCCGATTTAAAAGGCGTAGGGTAAGTGGTGCCCCCATCGCCCAGTATACCATTGGTATATTGCAGCAACCATACCCTGACCTTAACTGGTTGGGGTATTCTGGCCCTCCAGGTTGGGGGTTTCGCACAGGGCCAACAACCCTGCCTAGTAAAAAAGATCTTGTTCAGGACTCATACAACAAGCCTCGGACTAGAGTACATGGTAAAACGATTGGAAACTGGAAAACGGAACTGCAGTGCGGTACGTGGAATGTGCGATCTTTGCACACACCAGGTGCGGCTTTGGATATGGTTAAGGAATTAGAAAAATACGGAATGAAGTGTGTATCACTTCAAGAAATCAGATGGAAAGACGCCGGGAAAACCAAAATATCACAAACAACCATCTTCAACGGAGAGTGTGAAAAGGGTCATAGACTGGGAACCGGTTTTGCAGTACACaaatctattatacatttagtaaaaGAGTTTAGAGATATAAACCCTAGAATTGCAACTTTAACCCTTAAAACAGATAATTTTTACATGGTGATAATTAACGTGCATGCACCAACAGACGATATGGAAGAGGAAGAAAAAGAGATGTTCTATGCAGCACTAGAAGATACGTTTAACCAGTCGATTGAAGATATAAGATTAGTATTGGGTGATTTTAATGCGAAGATAGGACGTGAAGAAGTTACAGATCGACTATTGGAAGCCATAGCCTACATACAAACACAAATGATAACGGTATCAAACTAATTGACTTTGCTTTAGGAAAAGAGATGATGGTTAAATGTTCCCACGAAAagtcatacataaatatacatggaTCTCGCCGAATGGGAGACATAAAAACCAAATTGACCACGTCCTAATAAATGATAGATTCAAAAATAGTATTCTGAATATAAGAACTTTTCAGGGAGCTGATATGGACTCGGACCACTTACTGGTTGGTATATGGATGAGTGTAAAANNNNNNNNNNNNNNNNNNNNNNNNNNNNNNNNNNNNNNNNNNNNNNNNNNaatattctattataatatatatttcgtaGCGATATttggtaagtatattttatatttttatgtttatttctattgtcatatttttaattgcccTTCTCGTGGAATGGCCAgaagacaaattaaatatttttgttaacttaTTATATCTTGTATTGAAGGGATGTGtattcaaaaattgttattgtatatcGNNNNNNNNNNNNNNNNNNNNNNNNNNNNNNNNNNNNNNNNNNNNNNNNNNNNNNNNNNNNNNNNNNNNNNNNNNNNNNNNNNNNNNNNNNNNNNNNNNNNGATCCATGAAgagattcataaaataattgtccATCAGACATATGCAAATTATTCCAAACCAACGCAGCTCCTTTTTCAGCTGGAGCAATAATATTTAGCATAGGAAATGACGTATAACCATCGTTTTGAACATCAgtcaactaataaaataaaaatgaattattacatttttatagctaCCTGTAGTCTATTCACAATAAGAAACGCAAACAGCGGCAGATTGTGCGCAGGTGTGTGcaataccatatattttatgaaaataattttatttaaacaattgtattttattttaatataatttgtgNNNNNNNNNNNNNNNNNNNNNNNNNNNNNNNNNNNNNNNNNNNNNNNNNNNNNNNNNNNNNNNNNNNNNNNNNNNNNNNNNNNNNNNNNNNNNNNNNNNNNNNNNNNNNNNNNNNNNNNNNNNNNNNNNNNNNNNNNNNNNNNNNNNNNNNNNNNNNNNNNNNNNNNNNNNNNNNNNNNNNNNNNNNNNNNNNNNNNNNNNNNNNNNNNNNNNNNNNNNNNNNNNNNNNNNNNNNNNNNNNNNNNNNNNNNNNNNNNNNNNNNNNNNNNNNNNNNNNNNNNNNNNNNNNNNNNNNNNNNNNNNNNNNNNNNNNNNNNNNNNNNNNNNNNNNNNNNNNNNNNNNNNNNNNNNNNNNNNNNNNNNNNNNNNNNNNNNNNNNNNNNNNNNNNNNNNNNNNNNNNNNNNNNNNNNNNNNNNNNNNNNNNNNNNNNNNNNNNNNNNNNNNNNNNNNNNNNNNNNNNNNNNNNNNNNNNNNNNNNNNNNNNNNNNNNNNNNNNNNNNNNNNNNNNNNNNNNNNNNNNNNNNNNNNNNNNNNNNNNNNNNNNNNNNNNNNNNNNNNNNNNNNNNNNNNNNNNNNNNNNNNNNNNNNNNNNNNNNNNNNNNNNNNNNNNNNNNNNNNNNNNNNNNNNNNNNNNNNNNNNNNNNNNNNNNNNNNNNNNNNNNNNNNNNNNNNNNNNNNNNNNNNNNNNNNNNNNNNNNNNNNNNNNNNNNNNNNNNNNNNNNNNNNNNNNNNNNNNNNNNNNNNNNNNNNNNNNNNNNNNNNNNNNNNNNNNNNNNNNNNNNNNNNNNNNNNNNNNNNNNNNNNNNNNNNNNNNNNNNNNNNNNNNNNNNNNNNNNNNNNNNNNNNNNNNNNNNNNNNNNNNNNNNNNNNNNNNNNNNNNNNNNNNNNNNNNNNNNNNNNNNNNNNNNNNNNNNNNNNNNNNNNNNNNNNNNNNNNNNNNNNNNNNNNNNNNNNNNNNNNNNNNNNNNNNNNNNNNNNNNNNNNNNNNNNNNNNNNNNNNNNNNNNNNNNNNNNNNNNNNNNNNNNNNNNNNNNNNNNNNNNNNNNNNNNNNNNNNNNNNNNNNNNNNNNNNNNNNNNNNNNNNNNNNNNNNNNNNNNNNNNNNNNNNNNNNNNNNNNNNNNNNNNNNNNNNNNNNNNNNNNNNNNNNNNNNNNNNNNNNNNNNNNNNNNNNNNNNNNNNNNNNNNNNNNNNNNNNNNNNNNNNNNNNNNNNNNNNNNNNNNNNNNNNNNNNNNNNNNNNNNNNNNNNNNNNNNNNNNNNNNNNNNNNNNNNNNNNNNNNNNNNNNNNNNNNNNNNNNNNNNNNNNNNNNNNNNNNNNNNNNNNNNNNNNNNNNNNNNNNNNNNNNNNNNNNNNNNNNNNNNNNNNNNNNNNNNNNNNNNNNNNNNNNNNNNNNNNNNNNNNNNNNNNNNNNNNNNNNNNNNNNNNNNNNNNNNNNNNNNNNNNNNNNNNNNNNNNNNNNNNNNNNNNNNNNNNNNNNNNNNNNNNNNNNNNNNNNNNNNNNNNNNNNNNNNNNNNNNNNNNNNNNNNNNNNNNNNNNNNNNNNNNNNNNNNNNNNNNNNNNNNNNNNNNNNNNNNNNNNNNNNNNNNNNNNNNNNNNNNNNNNNNNNNNNNNNNNNNNNNNNNNNNNNNNNNNNNNNNNNNNNNNNNNNNNNNNNNNNNNNNNNNNNNNNNNNNNNNNNNNNNNNNNNNNNNNNNNNNNNNNNNNNNNNNNNNNNNNNNNNNNNNNNNNNNNNNNNNNNNNNNNNNNNNNNNNNNNNNNNNNNNNNNNNNNNNNNNNNNNNNNNNNNNNNNNNNNNNNNNNNNNNNNNNNNNNNNNNNNNNNNNNNNNNNNNNNNNNNNNNNNNNNNNNNNNNNNNNNNNNNNNNNNNNNNNNNNNNNNNNNNNNNNNNNNNNNNNNNNNNNNNNNNNNNNNNNNNNNNNNNNNNNNNNNNNNNNNNNNNNNNNNNNNNNNNNNNNNNNNNNNNNNNNNNNNNNNNNNNNNNNNNNNNNNNNNNNNNNNNNNNNNNNNNNNNNNNNNNNNNNNNNNNNNNNNNNNNNNNNNNNNNNNNNNNNNNNNNNNNNNNNNNNNNNNNNNNNNNNNNNNNNNNNNNNNNNNNNNNNNNNNNNNNNNNNNNNNNNNNNNNNNNNNNNNNNNNNNNNNNNNNNNNNNNNNNNNNNNNNNNNNNNNNNNNNNNNNNNNNNNNNNNNNNNNNNNNNNNNNNNNNNNNNNNNNNNNNNNNNNNNNNNNNNNNNNNNNNNNNNNNNNNNNNNNNNNNNNNNNNNNNNNNNNNNNNNNNNNNNNNNNNNNNNNNNNNNNNNNNNNNNNNNNNNNNNNNNNNNNNNNNNNNNNNNNNNNNNNNNNNNNNNNNNNNNNNNNNNNNNNNNNNNNNNNNNNNNNNNNNNNNNNNNNNNNNNNNNNNNNNNNNNNNNNNNNNNNNNNNNNNNNNNNNNNNNNNNNNNNNNNNNNNNNNNNNNNNNNNNNNNNNNNNNNNNNNNNNNNNNNNNNNNNNNNNNNNNNNNNNNNNNNNNNNNNNNNNNNNNNNNNNNNNNNNNNNNNNNNNNNNNNNNNNNNNNNNNNNNNNNNNNNNNNNNNNNNNNNNNNNNNNNNNNNNNNNNNNNNNNNNNNNNNNNNNNNNNNNNNNNNNNNNNNNNNNNNNNNNNNNNNNNNNNNNNNNNNNNNNNNNNNNNNNNNNNNNNNNNNNNNNNNNNNNNNNNNNNGATCCTGTGACTAGAGTTAGTGTCCGCTGCAGATGGTGCCAAAGAGTCTGACCTCCCTGGTTCAGCTCTCGGTATGGTTACTGCTCGCTTTTACGTACCGTCACTATCTTGCCTCTCTTGATCGGATTGATCTGTCTCGCTGTCATCTCCCTGGTCCGAAGCGAAGCGCTTCAGAGCGCTAATGTGTGCAGTAGTAGCATATAATTGTTTTCTCTCATGGTGTAAGTCTGCAATCGTATAGGTGTCGCCGGCACATACAGCAGTCACAATCATGAGTCCTCGATACTTGGGCTGCAACTTTGTTGAGTTACCGGTATCGGTCGTAGACAGACAATGTCCCCTATACTTAAGGTTTGGTTTTTTCGGTGTTGGTCATGCCGTGCCTTGCACTGGGCCTGCTTTTCTGCTATGTTTTGGCGTATCTGTTGCTGAATTTCTGCCGGTTGTTGGTATGCGGGGGTTAATGTAGTGAGTGTGTCCAGTAGGCCATCTCGAATCACTGCATCAAATCGATATAATGCATAAAAAGGATTAACTCCAGTAGTCTGGTTTATTGAAGTGTTCAACACCAACTCTAGTTCAGCCAGTTTATCCCAGGTTGCTTCGGTTTTCATGCTAGTCGATATTGCTGCTAGCACAGTGGAGTTAGCTCGCTCTACTTGCCCGATGGCACGTGGGTGTCGTACAGCTACTGGGTGGTGCTGGATCCCGTTAGCCTTGCAGTACTGCCTGAATTGCTCTGACTGGAATGATGTACCTCTATCCGTAATGATTCTCTTGGATAGTCCATAGTTTTAGAGCGAAACCCTTCAGTTGATTTACAACTACAGTGGGACTGTACTGTCTTAGACGCTTTACAGTTTAACAAATTTAGTTAGATTGTCAACCAATTACCANNNNNNNNNNNNNNNNNNNNNNNNNNNNNNNNNNNNNNNNNNNNNNNNNNTTTGCAGTTTTGGAACGCCGCGAAAAAAACATTCAAGGTACAGCGCCATCGATCAACGACGTGGATTTCCATCGACCGACTCAAGCCAGCATTCATCGCCCGGGAAGATCCTACCGCCGACCATTCGTACGCCGCGCAATCGATCGAACACCCCCCAAAAAAACGAGTCCGTTTTTTTCCCGCCGAGGGGGAGTAATGTGGTGTTTCCGGCACCTTATCACCACTTACACTAACGCGCCTTTTTATtaccatgtttatattatattcgtcatgtgttttatattgtattcgttttatttattatctctgtgaattatattttataatgttgtacCGTCTTTGGACTACTCGCCGCTCGACTTTTTCTCCCGCCTCGCGCGGCGACATCGCCGTTACGCGCTCGAAGCCGCCAACGCGCGCCACTCTCGACACTCGCTTTTTCGCTCTCGACTCGAGCAGCCCTACGTCCGACGACTTGTCCCTACTTTGCGCGCAACAGTATTTTGCACTTCATTTACTTAACTTAGTCGAAAATATATGCTAACGTAATTTGCTTaaaaagttgttattttatttaatcctaGCTGAACCTAGGTAAACCTTCTGAATTTGGTAACAGTAGTATAGACGGCGCCCCGAATCACATTTCGGGCCACGACAGTGTGGCAACGCCGTCAATACCACAGCCTAATAGATAAGAGATAAGTGATTGCATGATAACTGTGTCTCGGACTCCCAGTCCGGTCNNNNNNNNNNNNNNNNNNNNNNNNNNNNNNNNNNNNNNNNNNNNNNNNNNNNNNNNNNNNNNNNNNNNNNNNNNNNNNNNNNNNNNNNNNNNNNNNNNNNTAAGTTACAgtcgttaaatttgaatatttttcgttCCCGTAGTCCttacttatgtagttatgttccatactaaatattaggtaatatacgATAACTATGCACAACCAAGTCAACCAACACGTGGtgttttatatgattattattatttgtttaaattttcattgcgttaatataaatattaacaagtagcagctatacatttaatattgagGTATTTAATAACCATATCCTGCACGTTCggaaataatttagaaaatacattcaattttaaaaggCGGAATTGCAGAggcaattaattaataatatgttattttgatAGCTTTTTTTCAGGATgattatctacatttattttctatatttcaaaaatatcctaCGACTATAATATGAGCCGATTATATAGGACATCTGAACATCGTGGTAACCGATATTTCCGATTTGGGTGGGTCCTAAACGTCTTATATTTGTAGACGTTTCGGTAAAGTGTGTGTGCcgtatcaaaattcaaaaccatCGTCAATTATAACTGTCGGTGCCCTTTACTATATACGAGATGCGGTGACgccaacaatataaaaatcgttttaCTACCAACATGGCATTTAGAATGTTTAGTTgacctacatttttataaaataaattatgataaatttaccatataaaacgttttttattCTCGTTAAAAAACTCTAAAGCTCTATTCTTTACTCGACATATACTAGGGCGCAGTGTGgtacaaaatgtatttctaaTATCAACAATAAGACAAATAATACAAACGTAAATCTCTCATAATGTTGTTcatagaaaacaaatattgcaaaTACGCGACTATTCATGACATACGTTTGTAATTTAAgcgttatatataaaaatgaaacaccACTTtcgattattatatacttatctgcAATCTACAGTCATCAAATTACgtcaatttaaatacatattatatagacgacgtaccattttatattgttgttcttAGAACCCCCACCTCgagtacaaataaatatatatgagtTGAGtctgtattatgtattaatatgagAGTATGAGACACTTAACTTTTCACTTTCCATATTAGGACCTGCGTTTGCACAGTgagtaataaaaacttaatataaagtACCTAACGCTTAACTCGCATCgttataattgttttgtgtACATTATACccaaatttattatacattgtcgATTAGCCCTATATTTAGATTCAATAGGACTAAccttattgtacctataatagtttgaTCACATTTTAAATTGGCAACGGGTGTTTAACAAAAGTATAATATCGCTTATTATGTTGGACTTACCCCAATAATGTGCACCGCTGTCAATTACCAATGTGCTAAGGTGATCAAGTTTCAAGCTGCTCGATATTGAAGGTGTATAATGAGGTATAGCCCCGTTGGGCCCGTACCCTACAATGGATCTGAAACTCGCGCCTCGACTGAGGGTTTGTTCGTCTCTGTACTTGTCCACCATATTGGCCACTGCAAGTTCGGTGAGTTGCTGTCCGTTTTTAAACtaggaacaaaatataaatttgagaaAGTTACGAAAGTAAGTATTTTTAGgcatacctatagtaaatattgAATGGGAAATATTAGCTTCTACAAACAAACGCATTTTTTAACTACCCTTTCGAAACTATACCGCCGTTTTGGCGACGAAACTTAGTTGTCACATATGTTTGTGGGTTAGACATATTTACcgtatttggtatattatttgtgtagctatgtaggtatcaacaataattattagaatttatactAATCAAACCAAAATAACCTCGAAATGTTTACAAGCAGCTTAGCATCGGGTTAAAATATTCACTATAGGTAGTTAGTACTATTATAATCGTTAAAATTGAACAGGATATAGTAATtaagtgaatttttattttattattttatattaggtacctgttcGCTAAGCTTGGCCAATATATTACACATAGCCGCCGAATCTCTAATGTGCGAGAGTCGCATTCCTTCCTTTTCAACGGAATTCTTTTCTGCCATCATGTACATGATTGGCGAAGGAGCTTGCTTTCTCTTTTCGGTATTGATCTACGATAAACAAATAAGCAAATTGAACCTCATCAAAATTAAATGGCTTAATTATATTTCCATCACACGCTGCACAGTTGAAagtttaaacacaatattaattattcataatacctacaaagaaattacatttacattttatatcgcCGCAGTCAGTCTAAAGTCATGATTGACGAGGGCAAagctataatacaaattacaatagtataatatgttagtgGTTAAagatgatttataaattatagcggTATGATGCatatattgttcattaattttattatcacgATCTACTTTCGAATAAAACTTTTCCATTAAGCagattaatcatattatatacatttacattaattGCAGTGAAGATTTCGACGAAGTCTTaacagtaggtacattaattttaagCCCGAGAAAATTTTAACAgaaacaatcataaaataataagtatatacgtcatcactcatcataaaataataatattcgtatgaACGATAATGCCATCATAACTTCGAAAACTCACCAAAATGTAAATGCATCTGCTAGCCCCGTTGTTGAACTCCGTGGCAGACGGTATTAGCACTTTTTGCCAAATTTGCGATAGCGTCCTCAGGTCAATCCATATGGCTTCGTAATCGTGGAGCCTACAGtgtgatatatgtatatataattgattacatattataactgtattattctgaatatacattttacatttatatcttggcggtattcgaatacataattttataatatgtgcagGGATGTGAGGTCAACAGCAATAAGTACACGCAACACACTTTCACACTATGttgtttatagttattactcattattataatttgtatagcatgacgatatactatattattatttattagttgtaatttataactactACATTAAGTCTAACCTGGCGCAATGGGCTGAAATACAGTTGTCCGTGTGCAGATGTCTCCGAATGTCCGGACTGAGCTTCACGGAATCGGTGTACAGGTGTAGTTGATCCTTGCTGACGATGACGTACGACTTTAAGAAAGGACCATAAGGTATGTCGTGGCCGCGAATGTTCAGCAGCCACGCAATTTCGTCCAGAGCCGTCACAATCATCGCGTCGCACCCAAGGGCTTTGATTTTATCGCGGGTCGCGTCCAATTTGTCTTCCCATCTCTTAcctgttttaatttcatataatatcatataatatatattttactaaacggatttatcatatatatatattatttagtggcGTGTTTATGTGGACTGTGATCAGTCTGTAGATGAGTCATGTGTAGTTTGAATTTGATCTCCCTTAAGTCACGAACaggtatataattcaaaatatcaaattaattattataatattatacaatttttgttttatacttaatttaagtaggtatacttaaataataaatatgatatattataacgtatctGGAATAATTGTTTACCAATATTATGCACCAagtctatctatattataatcattaaaaaactacttactaaagaaataattattttttctttgagtttataaaacaaaactacgtttacctatttgtattgtttatagtTACAGAAGGTACTGCTTAGGCGCAATTTGGAGGGACTTGGAGGGGTCAATGAAGCAATCAAAATCAcccaacgttaactaactttaaattTGCCAAAACAATAAGTAAGTTGTCGTAAAATTCGCATggtgaattttatattgttatagagtTATTGACATATCCATGAGCGTACGAGAGTGGTACTACCAGCATTGAATTTCATTCCCAAAAATTTTGTAAGCAACTAACACAAAGATTCCGGTCGGCTAagacgagattagaaattgcctaaatgtttcCCCTTAAATAATAGCCGTAGCGAGGCCTATTAATTTACCTacagttaaaaaattagaataaattacataaatcaataaatactgTGAGTAAAAGTCAGTAATCTGAAGTATAAAATTTATTGAACAGTATGAAGACTATTAGAATTAGTTGACACTGAAATCAACTTTGAACAGTGCTGCAGCTGGATTATCCCTGCAGGCTacatattaaacttattattaaacaaacttGGCTATACAGGACACATGTTTATTACGCATGATCATGAGTTGGTATATTGGTGCaggttacctatatttatatactcatATCATATCACATATGAGTCATATCTACATGATGTGTTGATGTGCGTGATGTGCATATGATGTATAGGTATCAGGTAAtctaggtaggtaataggtatgcaCCTTTATCGGATATACGTAACTAACGAAATCGAGTATGCTGACCTGCGTATTCCAGCGGCCAGACGTAAGCTTCACGCGTCGGATTATCGGGCCGGTTGTCAATCCATATCATATCGATTATGTTGTTGTTGATGGGCACTAGGCTAATGGACTCGTTTGCCAGCGCGTGAAACAAGAACTCCCAGTCACCATTCGAGATGAGCTTAAGATCAGCGCCCACCCTGGAATTAGGCTTGAACTCATCCAACAACCATTCATCCAGCCTTTTctgcaaatatatattatatacatttatttagtagtaaattacataggtacttaaatacttaattaagtTATGTGCAAGCAAACGATAACCGCCATCACACTAGTGATGTGCCAACTGCCAGCATGCAGTTATTGAAAAAACGGATCTTATACATCTGCAAAATATATGCCTACCGATTCTCCGTGGACCAACAGCTGCCAGTCGCAAGACAGCTCTTCGTCCGCCTGTTTGTGGTACATCCACACAGTCCAGAAAACCGCTTTGGTCTGTGTTACTACGGCCACTCCGCCAGTGCCACTGAATCCCGACAGGTATTTCAGCCTTTTGTCGTGGTCCGCCACTTCTTCGTTCTACACACGCAGAAGTATTTATTAAACTACGCattataaactgtaatattacgATTCGTGTACAACAAATTTTACTTAAACGTATTTTACAATAGGTCAGGGTCTGTATAGAGACGGATTATTGTCATAATCAGTTTCAAAAAACCGCATGTCGATCGGAATATTTTCAAAGAAACTACGTATTACATACCTAAATggcaaaaatataagtattgccccctgttattttttatttcaccatGCATTcgggtaaaaaaaattgagtgatTCTGATTTCAAAGGTGCATTACACATTACGGTAATCTGAGCATATATGTCAGTAATGGCTTTTCAATTtctttctaataattttaataaaacaattccgatacattataaacaacttttgattacataatatagtgaaatttaaaatgtttttaaataatgaaaaatataatttattgattttgtaaaagtttttcgattttcgtaatatttttatagtatttaataaacttGATAAACTAAAGCTAATAACTAAAGCttgataaactattaaaatacattaaaagacTGTTGAAAGAGGATCGTTCTCCAGTTACTTTTTTGTTCATTTAGATCAATTAGACCAATGAGCggaaggaaaaaatattttcttccagTAGTCCAATTTCTATTTCggattttcaacttttttttagtaa
It contains:
- the LOC100572147 gene encoding craniofacial development protein 2-like gives rise to the protein MVKELEKYGMKCVSLQEIRWKDAGKTKISQTTIFNGECEKGHRLGTGFAVHKSIIHLVKEFRDINPRIATLTLKTDNFYMVIINVHAPTDDMEEEEKEMFYAALEDTFNQSIEDIRLVLGDFNAKIGREEVTDRLLEAIAYIQTQMITVSN
- the LOC100165915 gene encoding xaa-Pro aminopeptidase 2, with protein sequence MKRICVLLMCFWTTAYSQNGDSNEKSVGRKLCPPMENVPQPINRVNTSAILHELRNEMKKRNAHHGPPIDAYIVPDTDEHQNEEVADHDKRLKYLSGFSGTGGVAVVTQTKAVFWTVWMYHKQADEELSCDWQLLVHGESKRLDEWLLDEFKPNSRVGADLKLISNGDWEFLFHALANESISLVPINNNIIDMIWIDNRPDNPTREAYVWPLEYAGKRWEDKLDATRDKIKALGCDAMIVTALDEIAWLLNIRGHDIPYGPFLKSYVIVSKDQLHLYTDSVKLSPDIRRHLHTDNCISAHCARLHDYEAIWIDLRTLSQIWQKVLIPSATEFNNGASRCIYILINTEKRKQAPSPIMYMMAEKNSVEKEGMRLSHIRDSAAMCNILAKLSEQFKNGQQLTELAVANMVDKYRDEQTLSRGASFRSIVGYGPNGAIPHYTPSISSSLKLDHLSTLVIDSGAHYWGKSNIISDIILLLNTRCQFKM